The Pseudomonas parafulva genome window below encodes:
- a CDS encoding fimbrial biogenesis chaperone, translated as MRKRVLTHLAWLSLLFAGASQAAVTVGATRLIYDGKQNEANLTVSNREDDSPYLVQSWVSGYGAANDASLDSFIVTPPLFRLDANKENILRVIFAGGANVPQDRESLFLMNVKAIPAMRDDQRDKNVLQIALKTTIKLFYRPAGLTGSAKDAVASLAWSAAGGNLTVDNPSKFHVVVSELKVNDQTLDSPIDVLRPGEHRVLPVKVRSADRISLSYIDDYGTSVSVAPVTLN; from the coding sequence ATGCGTAAACGTGTTCTCACCCACCTGGCCTGGCTGTCCCTGCTGTTCGCTGGGGCGTCGCAAGCCGCCGTGACCGTGGGCGCCACCCGGCTGATCTACGACGGCAAGCAGAACGAAGCGAACCTGACGGTCAGCAACCGCGAAGACGATTCGCCCTATCTGGTGCAGTCGTGGGTCAGCGGCTACGGCGCGGCGAACGATGCCAGCCTGGACAGTTTCATCGTCACACCGCCGCTGTTCCGCCTCGACGCCAACAAGGAAAACATCCTGCGGGTGATTTTTGCCGGTGGCGCCAACGTGCCCCAGGACCGAGAAAGCCTGTTCCTGATGAACGTCAAGGCCATCCCCGCCATGCGTGACGATCAGCGCGACAAGAACGTGCTGCAGATCGCGCTCAAGACCACCATCAAGCTGTTCTACCGTCCCGCCGGGCTGACCGGCTCGGCCAAGGACGCCGTGGCCTCGCTGGCGTGGAGCGCTGCCGGCGGCAACCTGACGGTGGACAATCCTTCCAAGTTTCACGTGGTGGTCAGCGAGCTCAAGGTCAACGACCAAACGCTGGATTCGCCCATCGATGTCCTGCGCCCTGGCGAACACCGCGTGCTGCCGGTCAAGGTGCGCAGCGCAGATCGTATCTCGCTCAGCTACATCGACGATTACGGCACCAGTGTCAGCGTGGCGCCCGTCACCTTGAACTGA
- a CDS encoding response regulator transcription factor: MPVQLLLAEDDPHLRHDLQQHFQRRQFSVQACANGTEALTALASGRYDLILLDILLPGIDGLSLLDELRRGQAVPVMLMSALGAEQDRISGFTRGADDYLPKPFSLAELDARVDALLRRVALDRHPPVAFTEGALCFDPLDQDVTHHGLRAGLTGSEFRLLSTLKAHAGEALSKPFLYQSVLHRPYMRLDRGLDVHVCNLRRKLAAIGAGHLQIQAVRGQGYVLIDMAHA; encoded by the coding sequence GTGCCCGTCCAGCTCCTGCTCGCCGAAGACGACCCCCACCTGCGCCACGACCTGCAGCAGCATTTCCAGCGCCGCCAGTTCAGCGTGCAGGCCTGTGCCAATGGCACCGAGGCACTGACGGCGCTGGCCTCGGGTCGGTACGACCTGATCCTGCTGGACATCCTGCTGCCCGGCATCGACGGCCTGAGCCTGCTCGACGAACTGCGTCGTGGCCAGGCCGTGCCGGTGATGCTGATGTCGGCCCTGGGCGCCGAGCAGGACCGCATCAGCGGCTTCACCCGTGGCGCCGACGATTACCTGCCCAAGCCGTTCAGCCTCGCCGAACTGGATGCGCGGGTCGACGCCCTGCTGCGCCGCGTGGCCCTCGACCGACACCCACCTGTCGCGTTCACCGAAGGCGCGCTGTGCTTCGATCCGCTCGACCAGGATGTCACTCACCACGGCCTGCGGGCCGGGCTGACCGGCTCGGAGTTTCGCCTGCTGAGCACCCTCAAGGCACATGCAGGCGAGGCGCTGAGCAAACCGTTTCTGTACCAGAGCGTGCTGCACCGCCCCTACATGCGCCTGGATCGCGGCCTGGACGTGCACGTGTGCAACCTGCGCCGCAAACTGGCAGCCATCGGTGCCGGGCATTTGCAGATCCAGGCCGTGCGCGGCCAGGGCTACGTGCTGATCGACATGGCCCACGCCTGA
- a CDS encoding HAMP domain-containing sensor histidine kinase — protein sequence MRRHPLLWKLALLQVCFCLLLTWLLWTWGLSVERSTYFLAPAERDYLAHFAEQAEQAWQRDGAQGVEQYRRALQRREDTWVAIVGPRLQSLGSTPLSAEEASRLTFMRKLDWPMSRRLQDELPYVSIAFPTRPQDGRLVIQLPEHLLPTGLTPWTHVITHGVAPALLALLLGLLLYRHLVVPLNRLRDRADALRADNLDSPGLALHTRHDELGELAQAFEHLALRLRRSLDQQRLLLRTLSHELRTPLARLRIAHDSPLPPEQLRQRLTREVDDMQKLLEDTLDLAWMDTERPQVPTAPLQVLSVWEALVQDACFESGWAAERLPCTLGPDCVVQAHLDSLAQALENLLRNAIRHSPPGGRVCLDGWREGEHWHLCLRDQGSGVPDDALERIFQPYQRLPDSGSGFGLGLAIARSAVELQGGTLWASNGHPGLVQHLRLPAATSV from the coding sequence ATGCGCCGCCATCCGCTGCTGTGGAAACTGGCGCTGCTGCAGGTGTGCTTCTGCCTGCTGCTGACCTGGCTTCTATGGACCTGGGGCCTGTCGGTGGAGCGCAGCACCTACTTCCTCGCCCCAGCCGAACGTGACTACCTGGCGCACTTCGCCGAACAGGCCGAACAGGCCTGGCAACGCGATGGCGCCCAGGGCGTGGAGCAGTACCGGCGCGCGCTGCAACGCCGCGAAGACACCTGGGTCGCCATCGTCGGCCCGCGCCTGCAAAGCCTGGGCAGCACGCCGCTTAGTGCCGAAGAAGCCAGTCGCCTGACCTTCATGCGCAAGCTCGACTGGCCCATGAGTCGGCGCCTGCAAGACGAGCTGCCCTACGTCAGCATCGCTTTTCCCACGCGGCCGCAGGACGGTCGCCTGGTCATCCAGTTGCCCGAGCACCTGCTGCCCACCGGCCTGACGCCCTGGACCCACGTCATCACCCATGGCGTGGCGCCTGCGCTGCTGGCACTGCTGCTCGGCCTGCTGCTGTACCGGCACCTGGTAGTGCCGCTCAACCGCCTGCGCGACCGCGCCGACGCGCTGCGCGCGGACAACCTGGACAGCCCCGGCCTGGCCCTGCACACCCGCCACGACGAGCTGGGTGAACTGGCACAGGCCTTCGAGCACCTGGCCCTGCGCCTGCGCCGCAGCCTCGATCAGCAGCGCCTGCTGCTGCGCACGCTGTCCCACGAACTGCGCACCCCGCTGGCGCGCCTGCGGATCGCCCATGACAGCCCACTGCCCCCCGAGCAACTGCGCCAGCGCCTGACGCGGGAAGTGGATGACATGCAGAAACTGCTGGAGGACACCCTCGATCTGGCCTGGATGGACACCGAGCGGCCACAGGTGCCGACCGCGCCGCTGCAGGTGCTGTCGGTGTGGGAGGCGCTGGTGCAGGACGCCTGCTTCGAAAGCGGCTGGGCGGCCGAGCGCCTGCCCTGCACGCTGGGGCCTGACTGCGTGGTACAGGCGCACCTGGACAGCCTGGCCCAGGCCTTGGAAAACCTGCTGCGCAACGCCATCCGCCACTCACCGCCGGGCGGCCGGGTGTGCCTCGACGGCTGGCGCGAGGGCGAACACTGGCACCTGTGCCTGCGCGACCAGGGCAGCGGGGTGCCGGACGACGCGCTGGAACGCATCTTCCAGCCCTACCAGCGCCTGCCCGACAGCGGCAGCGGCTTCGGCCTGGGCCTGGCCATCGCGCGCAGTGCCGTCGAGCTGCAGGG
- a CDS encoding fimbrial protein: MHNSVKKLSLAFGTCCLLASSASFADGGQIVFTGSVTDNACTINTSDVTKSVNLDPVRIADFANTVGAKAKPKQFSLTLDNCSLQTRNNVQIKFSGQPDAQDNTLLGLSGENQVKGIAIQIDDARTGSKVALNKATEDYALRNQSNTFDFVASYVRTALDTTTGEAPNQVTTSGIGTGQVNALATFDVTYK; the protein is encoded by the coding sequence ATGCATAACTCTGTGAAAAAACTCAGCCTGGCCTTCGGCACCTGCTGCCTGCTGGCCAGCTCGGCGTCGTTCGCCGACGGCGGCCAGATCGTCTTCACCGGCTCGGTCACCGACAACGCCTGCACCATCAACACCAGCGACGTCACCAAGTCGGTCAACCTCGATCCGGTACGCATCGCCGACTTCGCCAACACCGTGGGCGCCAAGGCCAAGCCCAAGCAGTTCTCGCTGACGCTGGACAACTGCAGCCTGCAGACCCGCAACAACGTGCAGATCAAGTTCAGCGGCCAGCCCGACGCACAGGACAACACCTTGCTGGGCCTGAGCGGCGAGAACCAGGTCAAAGGCATCGCCATCCAGATCGACGACGCGCGCACCGGCTCGAAAGTGGCCCTGAACAAGGCCACCGAAGACTACGCCCTGCGTAACCAGTCCAACACCTTCGACTTCGTCGCCTCCTACGTGCGCACCGCGCTCGACACCACCACCGGTGAAGCGCCGAACCAGGTCACCACGTCCGGTATCGGCACCGGTCAGGTCAATGCCCTGGCCACCTTCGACGTCACCTACAAGTAA